The proteins below come from a single Desulfovibrio inopinatus DSM 10711 genomic window:
- a CDS encoding PqiC family protein, translated as MRRHVRIPLLLSCVLLIFLLAGCGMSAPTHFYTLSPAESTALDESKCISVGVGPVRVASYLDRDSIVTRNSANQLHVAEFDEWAEPLQDGLANVVAENIQGLICTQPITVHPWPIGISPAYQVTIQVQRLDGTLGKDVTLQATWSIVNAEGAMQQWQTFSQHTACGLTYNDLAASASQLIAEMSKDIATALKTLQSKEL; from the coding sequence ATGCGTCGCCACGTCCGTATCCCCCTGCTTCTGAGCTGTGTTCTTCTTATATTCTTGCTCGCTGGTTGTGGTATGAGCGCTCCCACGCACTTTTATACGCTTTCTCCGGCCGAATCGACAGCCCTGGACGAATCCAAGTGCATCAGTGTCGGCGTCGGGCCGGTACGTGTCGCCAGCTATCTCGATCGCGATAGTATCGTAACACGCAACAGCGCGAATCAACTGCACGTGGCTGAATTCGACGAATGGGCCGAACCCTTGCAAGATGGCTTGGCAAACGTCGTGGCGGAGAACATACAAGGCCTCATCTGTACGCAGCCAATTACCGTCCATCCGTGGCCTATCGGAATAAGCCCCGCGTACCAAGTGACCATCCAGGTGCAGCGTCTGGACGGCACATTGGGCAAAGACGTAACATTGCAGGCCACATGGTCCATCGTCAATGCCGAAGGAGCAATGCAGCAATGGCAGACGTTCTCACAGCATACGGCATGTGGTCTGACCTATAATGATCTCGCGGCATCAGCCAGCCAACTTATTGCGGAGATGAGTAAAGATATCGCCACAGCACTGAAGACGTTGCAGTCAAAAGAATTGTAA
- a CDS encoding MlaD family protein produces the protein MTSIKQKSLIGTFVLGSIGLLIVAVVFFGSGLFFTPKTPVVLYFQESVGGLSVGSPVVFRGVQLGQVTGIKIEARINPLSFSIPVTIELAHNQIQLMNPKKKGTSLASELNMSKEAFFKELIDKGLRAELYSKSFVTGELQVMLDFAPDTPETYYAHDPNILEIPTKPSKLEKIARTLESLPLSEITDHLLSAVKGIDELVNSEKMKAVPEDLSTMLTNADAVVQKVKTDIGPLIAQVEKTFASYKALADDVGKNLPALTESYTKLAQNADEQIRTMAIEAKAAMLKLESALDQGQKTLVDLRKTAGPNSATVTDLQKTLNEIAGMARSAKSLFDFLERHPEALIQGKGQRR, from the coding sequence ATGACCAGCATAAAACAGAAAAGCCTGATCGGCACGTTCGTTCTCGGATCTATCGGACTGCTTATCGTGGCCGTCGTTTTTTTCGGCTCGGGACTATTTTTCACACCCAAGACGCCTGTCGTGCTCTATTTTCAGGAATCAGTCGGAGGATTGTCCGTTGGCTCCCCTGTTGTTTTCCGGGGGGTGCAACTCGGCCAGGTTACAGGCATCAAGATTGAGGCCCGCATCAATCCGCTCTCATTTTCCATTCCGGTGACCATTGAGCTGGCTCATAATCAAATACAACTCATGAATCCCAAAAAAAAAGGGACGTCGTTGGCTTCGGAACTCAATATGTCCAAAGAAGCATTTTTCAAGGAACTTATTGATAAAGGTTTGCGGGCCGAGTTGTATTCAAAAAGTTTTGTCACGGGCGAACTCCAAGTTATGCTCGATTTTGCGCCAGATACGCCGGAAACCTATTATGCGCACGATCCGAACATCCTTGAGATTCCGACCAAACCATCCAAACTGGAAAAGATCGCGCGAACCCTGGAAAGCTTGCCGTTGAGTGAAATTACCGATCATTTACTCTCAGCCGTCAAAGGCATCGATGAATTGGTCAATTCTGAAAAAATGAAGGCCGTTCCGGAAGATTTGTCCACCATGCTGACCAATGCTGATGCCGTTGTCCAAAAAGTCAAAACCGACATCGGTCCTCTTATCGCTCAAGTCGAAAAGACCTTTGCGAGTTATAAAGCACTGGCTGACGATGTCGGGAAAAATCTCCCGGCGTTAACGGAAAGCTATACGAAATTGGCCCAAAACGCGGACGAACAAATCCGAACCATGGCCATTGAAGCCAAGGCAGCCATGCTGAAACTCGAATCAGCTTTGGACCAGGGCCAGAAAACACTTGTCGATTTGAGAAAGACGGCCGGTCCCAATTCTGCGACCGTAACAGACTTGCAAAAGACGTTGAATGAGATTGCCGGCATGGCACGCTCGGCCAAGAGTCTCTTCGACTTTCTTGAACGCCACCCTGAAGCCTTGATTCAAGGTAAAGGACAAAGGAGGTAG
- a CDS encoding ABC transporter ATP-binding protein, whose amino-acid sequence MHPTDTTQQARPAVITVDNLTMAYGDFVVMRDLNFTVNKGDVFIIMGGSGCGKSTLLHVLVGLLKPATGHVVYGNTSLWDADEITRNELLKGTGILYQSGALWSSMTLAENIGLPLQQYTSLSTREIRELASFKLELVGLAGFEDYYPSEISGGMCKRAGLARALALDPEILFFDEPSAGLDPISAHLLDELIQELCASLDATVVIVTHELASIFAIGTNSIFLDVEARTATAWGNPSELLKTSDNQRLLTFLTRGEHQPPSPE is encoded by the coding sequence ATGCACCCCACCGACACGACACAGCAAGCACGGCCTGCCGTCATCACCGTCGACAACCTGACCATGGCATATGGCGACTTTGTCGTCATGCGAGACCTCAATTTTACCGTGAATAAAGGTGATGTCTTTATCATCATGGGGGGAAGCGGTTGCGGGAAAAGCACCTTGTTGCATGTGCTTGTCGGGTTGCTCAAGCCAGCAACGGGCCACGTGGTCTATGGCAACACGAGTTTATGGGATGCCGACGAAATAACCCGCAATGAATTGCTCAAAGGCACAGGGATTCTCTATCAAAGTGGAGCGCTTTGGAGCTCCATGACTTTGGCTGAGAATATCGGTCTGCCGCTTCAGCAGTATACGTCTTTGAGCACACGAGAAATTCGAGAACTGGCTTCCTTTAAACTGGAACTGGTCGGACTCGCCGGATTTGAGGACTACTATCCCTCGGAAATTAGTGGCGGGATGTGCAAACGTGCCGGCCTGGCCCGTGCCCTGGCACTTGATCCGGAAATTCTTTTTTTTGACGAGCCCTCAGCAGGCCTCGATCCAATCAGCGCGCATTTGCTCGATGAACTTATTCAGGAGCTGTGTGCCAGCTTGGATGCAACCGTGGTCATCGTAACCCACGAACTCGCGTCGATCTTTGCGATTGGTACCAACTCCATTTTTCTCGATGTGGAAGCGCGGACCGCTACCGCGTGGGGAAATCCGAGTGAATTACTGAAAACCTCGGATAACCAACGGCTTCTCACGTTCCTCACTCGCGGAGAACATCAACCTCCATCTCCAGAATAA
- a CDS encoding MlaE family ABC transporter permease: MTPTPAPSATVSTPTQLTTRVDGDRLVLCFTGDWSIDSELPTSERLESLLKSASSPKTLAFESQGVTSWDTRFLVFCSRAATAAQRAGIDVDTSGLPEGAVRLITLAAKVPPRPGAGREKKHAPLTVRIGDTTLELATSAHNVVVFIGEMTQCALRFLLGRAVYRRSELFAQIRICGYSALPIVSLISTLVGLILAYVSAIQLQTFGAQIYSSTLVGIAMVRVLSAVMAGIIMAGRTGAAFAAELGTMQVNEEIDALRTFGIEPMEFLVLPRMAAMTMMMPVLCLYADFMGMLGGFIVGVLLLGIGPMEYFEFTIQTVPLANFWIGLVHSFVFGILVSMSGCYQGIRCGRSASAVGKATTSAVVSSIVSIIVATSILTILFNILGY, translated from the coding sequence ATGACCCCGACACCTGCTCCATCTGCAACGGTCTCCACGCCGACGCAACTCACAACACGCGTTGATGGCGATCGTCTGGTGTTGTGTTTTACCGGCGATTGGTCCATTGACAGCGAGTTGCCCACATCCGAACGTCTGGAATCGCTACTGAAGAGCGCATCATCCCCGAAAACACTCGCGTTTGAGAGCCAGGGCGTTACCTCTTGGGATACCCGATTCCTTGTCTTCTGTTCCCGTGCAGCCACGGCAGCGCAACGCGCCGGCATTGACGTCGATACGAGCGGCTTACCCGAAGGTGCAGTTCGTCTCATCACGCTCGCAGCCAAAGTGCCTCCTCGCCCTGGAGCCGGGAGAGAAAAAAAACATGCTCCCCTGACCGTTCGTATCGGAGATACAACGCTTGAACTCGCCACGTCGGCCCACAATGTAGTCGTATTCATCGGTGAGATGACCCAATGCGCGCTACGTTTTCTTCTCGGCCGAGCCGTATACCGACGAAGTGAGCTCTTCGCGCAAATCCGTATCTGTGGATACAGCGCGTTGCCCATCGTCTCACTGATTAGTACACTCGTCGGTCTCATCTTAGCCTATGTCAGTGCCATTCAGTTGCAAACATTCGGCGCTCAAATTTACTCATCCACCCTTGTCGGTATTGCGATGGTCCGCGTTCTCAGCGCGGTTATGGCCGGTATCATCATGGCCGGCCGCACGGGAGCCGCTTTTGCCGCCGAACTGGGGACCATGCAGGTCAATGAAGAAATCGACGCGTTGCGTACATTCGGCATTGAACCCATGGAATTTCTCGTCTTGCCACGCATGGCCGCCATGACGATGATGATGCCCGTTCTCTGTCTCTATGCCGATTTCATGGGCATGCTCGGCGGATTTATCGTCGGCGTTCTGCTTCTTGGCATCGGTCCCATGGAATATTTTGAATTCACCATCCAGACTGTCCCATTAGCCAACTTTTGGATCGGGCTTGTTCATAGCTTCGTATTCGGAATTCTTGTCTCCATGTCCGGGTGTTATCAAGGCATTCGGTGCGGCCGAAGCGCATCGGCGGTGGGCAAAGCAACCACCTCGGCCGTGGTCTCAAGTATTGTCAGTATCATTGTAGCTACATCCATTCTGACCATTTTATTCAATATTTTGGGGTATTGA
- a CDS encoding glycoside hydrolase family 9 protein: MIRSIHACVLSGFLLGFSILIPLQSVSHAQSASFNYAEALQKSLFFYDAQRSGRLPERGTAPGQNRVEWRGDSFLDDGGTLLHADGSVMTDDIGNPVVVDLTGGFLDAGDNMKFGLPLASAVTMLAWGGLEFQDGYIAAQQWDYLLSILSWAAHYIVAAHPLPNVYVVQVGDGDADHNVWEAAEIVDMDRPMLVCDPDRPGTEPAAEAAAALAAIVMVFERAGGEAAAYAHEADLLGHARQLFAFADTYRGSYSDTHPTIAPFYKSWNGYTDELAWAATWLYRATGEQTYLNKAETSMNTIGEYHTDSTQSWDDKVYGTQILLAQLTGKQSYHDGVQRFLNAWADGAGGIQHTPGGLAFIMEWGSLRYAASTAFCALVYSAVADIPSSLTSKYTTFATRQIDYILGDNPRQSSYMVGFGNNPPRNPHHGTAHGSWKGGSSDELPEINRHILYGALVGGPKSADDYDWVDDRNDYVGNEVTLGYNAGLTGALARLASTTDGQPLDNFPPQESRDAEFVVEARVNYEGSDFIELAVRVDNRTAWPARHTPDLNFRYFVELSDEIAAGLDPSTVIVEPGEYNEGGIISPRLSPWNTSARIYAVEISLAGENMAPGSYKTYSRLVQFRIYLPEKQMLRHVSNWSFISLSDTFAETDRIPVYEGTTLVSGIEPDHSMTCVSVIDLELPLVLAFPCT; encoded by the coding sequence GTGATTCGAAGCATACACGCCTGCGTGCTTTCAGGTTTCCTTTTGGGGTTTTCCATACTTATCCCCCTGCAGTCCGTATCGCACGCGCAGAGTGCATCATTCAATTACGCAGAAGCCTTACAGAAATCGTTGTTTTTCTACGACGCCCAACGCAGTGGTCGCCTTCCCGAACGGGGCACAGCACCGGGACAAAACCGGGTGGAGTGGCGTGGCGATTCATTTCTTGACGATGGAGGTACCCTTCTTCACGCCGACGGCAGTGTGATGACCGATGATATCGGTAATCCCGTCGTTGTGGATCTCACAGGTGGATTTCTCGATGCCGGAGATAACATGAAATTCGGTCTGCCTCTCGCGTCTGCAGTCACCATGCTTGCCTGGGGAGGATTGGAATTTCAAGACGGATATATTGCGGCGCAACAGTGGGACTATTTGTTATCAATCCTTTCCTGGGCAGCACATTATATTGTCGCTGCACACCCTTTGCCCAATGTCTATGTGGTCCAGGTCGGTGATGGAGACGCGGACCACAATGTTTGGGAAGCGGCAGAAATTGTGGACATGGACCGCCCCATGCTGGTTTGCGATCCGGATCGGCCCGGTACGGAGCCGGCCGCCGAAGCGGCTGCCGCGTTAGCCGCCATTGTCATGGTGTTTGAACGCGCCGGAGGTGAAGCCGCCGCATATGCCCACGAGGCCGATTTGCTCGGCCATGCCCGTCAGCTTTTTGCTTTTGCCGATACATACCGCGGGAGCTATTCCGATACCCATCCCACCATCGCACCATTCTATAAATCATGGAATGGATATACGGATGAACTGGCATGGGCTGCAACCTGGCTCTACCGCGCAACAGGAGAGCAAACATATTTGAACAAAGCCGAAACGAGCATGAATACGATCGGCGAGTATCATACAGACTCGACACAATCCTGGGATGACAAAGTTTACGGCACACAAATTCTTCTTGCTCAATTAACGGGAAAACAATCATATCACGATGGTGTGCAACGATTTCTCAATGCCTGGGCCGACGGGGCAGGAGGGATACAGCACACGCCCGGCGGATTGGCGTTTATCATGGAATGGGGCTCCTTGCGCTATGCGGCATCAACAGCTTTTTGTGCGCTGGTCTATTCCGCCGTTGCCGATATTCCCTCGTCACTCACATCGAAATACACCACCTTCGCTACCCGCCAAATAGATTATATTCTCGGCGACAATCCGCGTCAGTCGAGTTACATGGTTGGATTCGGCAACAATCCTCCCCGCAATCCACATCACGGAACCGCCCATGGCTCATGGAAAGGCGGTTCTTCGGATGAACTCCCGGAAATAAACCGACATATCCTCTACGGCGCACTCGTCGGTGGACCTAAATCGGCAGATGATTATGACTGGGTGGATGATCGGAACGATTATGTCGGCAATGAAGTCACTTTGGGCTATAATGCCGGATTGACCGGGGCACTGGCCCGACTTGCTTCAACGACAGACGGTCAACCTCTTGATAATTTCCCTCCCCAGGAATCACGCGATGCAGAGTTCGTCGTCGAAGCCAGAGTAAATTATGAAGGAAGTGATTTTATCGAGCTCGCCGTGCGCGTCGACAACCGTACCGCCTGGCCAGCCCGACATACACCAGACCTAAACTTTCGCTATTTTGTCGAGTTATCCGATGAGATCGCCGCCGGCCTTGATCCATCGACAGTCATTGTCGAGCCTGGAGAATATAATGAGGGAGGAATTATTTCACCGAGACTTTCCCCCTGGAATACGTCGGCAAGGATTTATGCAGTAGAAATTTCGTTAGCCGGTGAGAATATGGCACCAGGTAGTTACAAAACATATAGCCGCCTCGTCCAATTTCGCATTTACTTGCCAGAAAAACAGATGCTTCGGCATGTGAGCAATTGGTCATTTATCAGCCTGAGTGATACCTTTGCGGAAACAGACCGTATTCCTGTTTACGAAGGAACAACGTTAGTCTCTGGAATTGAACCCGATCATTCCATGACCTGTGTAAGCGTGATCGATCTCGAGCTTCCTTTGGTGTTGGCATTTCCCTGCACGTAA
- a CDS encoding glycoside hydrolase family 9 protein, with product MTRRRYARMFSGVLFWICLFTTAGSTTDAQAATFNYAEALQKSLYFYDAQRSGHLPERGKAPGQNRVEWRGDAFLGDGGTLLRTDGSVMTDESNSPVEVDLSGGFFDAGDHVKFGLPFAAAVTMLAWGGLEFEDGYVAAQQWEYLLSILTWAAQYIIAAHPMPNVYVVQVGDGNIDHSFWGAAEIVNTDRPLLVCDPDRPGTEPAAEAAAALAAIAMVFERAGGEAAAYARDADLLGHARQLFAFADTYRGSYSDSHPSVSSFYKSWNGYTDELAWAAAWLYRATGEQTYLDKAETNMNALGLYHTSSTHSWDDKSYGTMILLAQLTDKQSYHDGVQRFLDTWAGGSGAVQMSPGGLAFVSQWGSLRYASSAAFCALVYSATSDISSSLASKYTTFATRQIDYILGDNPRQSSYMVGFGNNPPRNPHHRTAHGSWTGGSPDALPKISRHILYGALVGGPKSTDDSDWEDDRGDYIGNEVALDYNAGLTGALARLVSTNGGQPLADFPAQETRDAEFGVEAKVNVEGTDFIELAVRIENRTAWLARQTPNLLFRFFVDLSDEIATGLDPSTVTVEAGGYNQGGIISPQLKTWDASKGIYAAEISLAGQTMAPANHETYRREVQFRIHLPEGQTLRTVNDWSLIGLSQTFSETDRIPVYEGASLAAGLEPDHNTTCAAVIDLDTPSVLTFPCP from the coding sequence ATGACTCGACGCAGATACGCCCGTATGTTTTCAGGCGTTCTCTTCTGGATATGCCTATTCACGACGGCAGGAAGCACAACAGATGCACAAGCCGCAACATTCAACTATGCGGAGGCCTTACAGAAGTCGCTTTATTTCTACGATGCGCAACGTTCCGGCCATCTTCCCGAGAGGGGGAAGGCCCCTGGCCAAAACCGGGTGGAATGGCGTGGCGATGCCTTCCTTGGCGATGGAGGTACGCTTCTTCGCACAGACGGGAGTGTCATGACCGACGAGAGCAACTCTCCCGTAGAAGTCGATCTTTCAGGAGGCTTCTTCGATGCCGGCGATCACGTCAAATTTGGCCTCCCCTTCGCGGCTGCGGTCACCATGCTTGCTTGGGGTGGATTAGAATTTGAAGATGGATACGTTGCCGCGCAACAATGGGAATATCTCTTGTCGATTCTCACCTGGGCCGCACAATACATTATTGCCGCACACCCCATGCCGAATGTTTATGTTGTCCAAGTCGGAGATGGGAATATCGACCACAGCTTTTGGGGTGCGGCTGAAATCGTCAACACAGACCGGCCTCTGTTGGTCTGCGATCCCGATCGCCCCGGCACAGAGCCGGCCGCCGAAGCGGCTGCCGCGTTAGCCGCCATTGCCATGGTGTTTGAACGCGCCGGGGGCGAAGCCGCCGCCTATGCTCGTGACGCCGATTTGCTTGGCCATGCGCGGCAGCTCTTTGCATTTGCCGACACGTACCGTGGAAGCTATTCCGATTCCCACCCCAGCGTATCCTCATTCTATAAATCCTGGAATGGTTATACCGACGAGTTGGCTTGGGCTGCGGCGTGGTTGTACCGAGCGACCGGTGAACAAACGTATCTGGACAAAGCCGAAACAAACATGAACGCACTCGGCCTGTATCACACATCGTCAACACACTCCTGGGATGACAAATCCTATGGCACGATGATTCTTCTTGCCCAACTCACGGATAAACAATCATATCATGATGGTGTTCAACGTTTTCTTGATACCTGGGCCGGTGGCAGCGGGGCCGTTCAGATGTCTCCCGGAGGATTGGCGTTCGTCTCACAATGGGGATCGTTGCGATACGCCTCGTCTGCAGCATTCTGCGCGCTAGTCTATTCGGCAACATCCGATATTTCCTCGTCACTGGCATCGAAATATACGACGTTCGCCACTCGTCAAATTGATTATATTCTTGGAGACAACCCGCGTCAGTCGAGTTACATGGTCGGATTCGGCAACAACCCTCCTCGCAATCCACATCACCGGACCGCCCACGGTTCCTGGACAGGCGGGAGTCCGGATGCGCTTCCCAAAATAAGCCGACATATCCTTTACGGTGCCCTCGTGGGGGGGCCAAAATCGACTGACGATTCTGATTGGGAAGACGATCGCGGTGATTATATCGGCAATGAAGTCGCGTTGGATTACAACGCAGGGCTGACCGGAGCATTGGCTCGACTCGTTTCAACCAACGGAGGGCAACCGCTGGCTGACTTTCCTGCACAGGAAACCCGCGATGCCGAGTTTGGTGTGGAGGCCAAAGTAAATGTTGAAGGGACCGACTTTATTGAGCTGGCCGTACGCATCGAAAACCGCACAGCCTGGCTGGCTCGACAGACCCCCAACCTGCTCTTTCGATTCTTCGTGGACTTGTCCGACGAAATCGCTACTGGTCTTGATCCTTCGACCGTCACCGTCGAGGCCGGAGGCTATAATCAGGGAGGCATCATCTCTCCGCAACTCAAGACATGGGACGCGTCGAAAGGAATATACGCGGCGGAGATATCCCTTGCCGGTCAAACTATGGCTCCGGCAAATCACGAAACATATCGTCGTGAAGTGCAATTTCGTATTCATCTCCCAGAAGGACAAACACTTCGGACGGTGAACGATTGGTCGTTAATCGGTCTGAGTCAGACGTTTTCGGAGACAGACCGTATCCCCGTCTACGAAGGAGCGAGTCTGGCCGCTGGCCTTGAGCCCGATCACAATACAACCTGTGCAGCCGTTATCGATCTCGATACACCTTCTGTGCTGACGTTTCCATGCCCATAA
- a CDS encoding DUF4150 domain-containing protein, translating to MLACTREAGACRAFPDVCKTPAPVGMLPIPYPNFAQLECAECGTFSENVMISGANAITLRTVIPMSQGDDAGVEGGVVSEVDMGPAGFTSGSMTVFIGGSPAVKLMSTTKQNGEEPNCIGAVLSPSQSVVDIQT from the coding sequence ATGCTTGCCTGCACACGAGAAGCCGGCGCCTGTCGCGCATTTCCCGATGTTTGTAAAACACCGGCCCCTGTCGGCATGCTCCCCATTCCGTACCCCAATTTTGCCCAACTCGAATGCGCCGAATGCGGGACATTTTCTGAGAATGTCATGATTTCTGGCGCCAATGCCATCACCCTCCGTACAGTGATCCCCATGTCTCAAGGCGATGATGCCGGAGTAGAAGGCGGTGTCGTCTCGGAAGTGGATATGGGACCAGCCGGTTTCACCTCAGGGAGTATGACGGTTTTTATCGGCGGCTCTCCCGCCGTCAAACTCATGTCGACGACCAAACAGAATGGAGAGGAACCCAACTGTATCGGGGCGGTGCTGAGCCCGAGCCAGAGTGTTGTCGATATTCAGACATAA
- a CDS encoding DUF3540 domain-containing protein, whose protein sequence is MQTAARMAAHGQAHMEYGEVVQFRDSRFLVKTGSGLCQADRATGCLVAPELGDRVLVADDGSGEAYILSVLARASKTPAHVGVTGPMVLGDADAGLALRGDTVRLAAGRAMELAATDMAVVTQKTTVRTNELDAAGTNALVAFSSIKSVFASIHQTAGRVLSRFKRVYTRIDDFEDERVGRKRLFVHSDFDISSQRTVLHAQKNVDVKADKINLG, encoded by the coding sequence ATGCAAACGGCAGCGCGTATGGCCGCTCACGGCCAGGCTCACATGGAGTACGGCGAAGTAGTACAGTTCCGTGACAGCCGCTTTCTAGTGAAGACCGGCTCCGGCTTATGTCAGGCCGATCGGGCGACCGGATGCCTTGTTGCCCCCGAACTGGGCGATCGGGTGCTTGTTGCCGATGATGGTTCGGGCGAAGCTTATATTCTTTCTGTTCTTGCTCGCGCATCGAAAACTCCAGCCCACGTCGGGGTGACCGGGCCTATGGTGCTTGGCGATGCCGATGCCGGTCTCGCTCTCCGCGGCGACACGGTTCGCTTGGCTGCAGGTCGCGCAATGGAACTGGCAGCCACAGATATGGCCGTTGTGACCCAGAAGACCACCGTTCGTACCAATGAGCTGGATGCGGCCGGAACGAATGCTCTGGTCGCGTTTTCATCTATCAAAAGCGTCTTTGCCAGCATTCATCAAACCGCGGGCCGCGTATTGTCGCGGTTTAAACGTGTCTATACACGCATTGACGATTTCGAAGATGAACGGGTGGGACGAAAACGCCTTTTTGTCCACTCGGATTTCGATATTTCGAGCCAGCGCACCGTGCTTCATGCGCAGAAAAACGTCGATGTCAAAGCGGACAAAATCAACTTAGGCTAA
- a CDS encoding ABC transporter permease → MAVPLSYSIRNLAARRVTTIFTAGGMALVVFVFAATLMLAEGLRQTLVATGSPRNVLFLRQGAEAEIQSSVSRDEAATVSAFPEIATDTAGTPLVSNELVVLMTLPRKDTGAVSNVVIRGTNANSLAIRPDIRITSGRTPAPGKYEIMVGNSIAKRFRGTAMGNMLRFGNRNWLVVGHFDAGNTGFASEIWGDIDQLMQAFRRNAYSLVAARLADTANLETIEKRIAADPRLTLDAVRETVFYEKQSEMMADFLRVLGISLTIIFSLGAMIGAMITMYSSVASRTAEIGTLRALGFTRKAILTAFLMESVFLGVLGGLGGLIGASLLNFLTFSTTNFQTFSDLSFQFALTPAIATSSMIFAVTMGIVGGFLPAIQAARMGIVDALRQS, encoded by the coding sequence ATGGCCGTACCTCTATCGTACAGCATCCGCAATTTGGCCGCACGACGCGTGACGACAATCTTTACGGCAGGCGGAATGGCCCTGGTCGTCTTTGTGTTCGCGGCAACCCTCATGCTTGCCGAAGGTCTCCGCCAAACCCTGGTGGCAACCGGATCTCCGCGGAATGTACTGTTCTTACGCCAAGGCGCGGAAGCAGAAATCCAAAGCAGTGTTTCACGAGACGAAGCCGCAACGGTGTCGGCGTTCCCTGAAATTGCCACGGATACCGCTGGCACCCCATTGGTGTCCAACGAACTTGTGGTGCTCATGACCTTACCTCGCAAAGATACCGGAGCCGTTTCCAATGTGGTTATTCGCGGAACCAACGCCAATTCTCTCGCGATTCGACCGGATATCCGGATAACGTCAGGTCGGACACCGGCACCGGGCAAATACGAAATCATGGTGGGAAATAGCATCGCCAAGCGATTTCGCGGTACAGCCATGGGAAACATGCTTCGCTTCGGCAATCGCAACTGGTTGGTCGTCGGCCATTTCGACGCCGGTAATACCGGATTTGCTTCAGAAATCTGGGGCGATATAGATCAGCTCATGCAGGCCTTTCGACGTAACGCTTATAGCCTTGTCGCAGCACGCCTTGCCGATACCGCGAATTTGGAAACCATCGAAAAACGTATTGCCGCCGATCCTCGCCTGACGCTCGATGCGGTACGTGAAACCGTATTTTACGAAAAACAATCCGAAATGATGGCTGATTTCCTTCGAGTTCTCGGCATTTCGCTGACGATCATCTTTTCACTCGGCGCAATGATCGGCGCCATGATCACCATGTATTCCTCGGTTGCCTCACGAACGGCCGAAATCGGCACATTGCGTGCCCTCGGCTTTACCCGCAAAGCAATTCTTACCGCGTTTCTCATGGAATCCGTGTTTCTCGGTGTCCTCGGGGGATTGGGAGGATTGATCGGCGCGTCATTACTTAATTTTCTCACATTTTCGACGACAAACTTTCAAACATTTTCGGACCTTTCCTTTCAATTCGCACTGACACCAGCCATTGCCACGTCTTCCATGATTTTCGCCGTCACCATGGGAATCGTAGGCGGATTTCTTCCAGCTATACAGGCCGCACGCATGGGGATTGTCGATGCTTTACGCCAATCGTAG